The Armatimonadia bacterium genomic sequence GACCGGATCATGCAGCTCAAGCCTGATGTGATGACCCTTGACGTTGAGATGCCACGCCTGGACGGCCTGTCCTTTCTGGCGACGCTGATGCGACACCACCCGATCCCGGTCGTGATCGTCAGCTCGCTGACGCCGCGCAACAGCGACACGGCCTTACGTGCCCTGGCGCTGGGGGCGGTGGAGGTCGTGCCTAAGCCTGGGTCCTCCTACTCAGTGCCCGACGTCGGTCGCGAGTTGGCTCGGGCGGTTCGGGTCGCGGCTCGAGCCAAGCTGCGTCCACAAGCAGAAACGGAAGCAGGCCCAGAGCTCCTCCCGAGCACGGGCCTGCTCACTACCCACAAGGTCATCGCCATAGGCGCATCAACTGGTGGGACTACAGCCATCGAGGACGTGCTGAGGCGGCTTCCTCGCACAACCCCGGGCATCGTCATCGTCCAGCACATGCCCGAGTACTTCACAGGCCCCTTCGCAAAGCGTCTCAACCAGTTCTGCGAGATGGAGATCCGCGAAGGCGAAGACGGCGACCCGGTTGTTCCCGGGGTGGCAATCGTCGCCCGCGGAGCCCGGCACATGGTTCTGCAGCGCAGCGGGGCCAAGTACGTCGTGCGCATCAAGGACGGCCCGCCGGTGCATCACCAGAAGCCGGCCGTCGATCCGCTCTTCGAGTCCGTGGCCCAGGCCTGTGGCCCCAACGCTGTCGGAGCGCTTCTCACCGGCATGGGAGCCGACGGTGCACGAGGTCTACTGAGTATGCGCGAGGCCGGAGCGCAGACGATTGCCCAGGATGAGGCTACCTGTGTCGTCTTCGGGATGCCCAGGGAAGCGATCAAGCTCGGGGCGGCCCAGGAGGTCGTGCCACTGCCCAATATTGCCCAGCGCATCCTGACCTCTCTGGGCAGCGAGGCCGGCAAGCCCGCAGCAAAACACTGAACTCCCAGCGCCCCTCAGGGCTGCTTCTTCAGCTCCGCGATGCGGTCCCGAGCCTGCTGGATCACCGCTGCGTAGCTGCCCGGGGCGTTGTCCACGAAGCCCTGGTAGGCCTCGATGGCCTCCGGAAAGCGCTTGAGTTCCTCGCACACGAGGGCCTTGTTGTAGTACGCCTCTGCGAAGCTGGGCTTAAGCTGCAGAGCGCGATCATAGTCGACGAGAGCCGCCGGGTACTGCTTGAGGCCCTGGTGCGCAGCCCCGCGAGCATTGTAGTAGCGGGCGTCGTTGGCCTTCAGTGCCAGGGCGCGGTTGAAGTCCGCGAGAGCCTGCTCGTTGTGGCCATCGGCACTGTAGGCGCTTCCGCGGCCGTAGAGGGCCTCCGCATGGGACGGGTTCAGCAGCAGCGCCTTGTCGAAGTCCTTGATTGCTCCCGCGTAGTCTTGCTTCCCCTCTGAACGAGCGATGCCGCGATCTGCGTACAGGTCTGGGGCCGACGGGTACAGCTCGATCGCCTTGTCATAGTCGGCGATGGCGCGGTCGAAGTCCTGGGCGCTCTCAACATACGCCAGGCCCCGGTGATGGTAGGCCTGGTAGTTCGACGGGTCGCGGCTGATCGCCTCGGTGAAGTCGGCGATGGCGCCGGTGAGGTTCTGCGTCGCCATACGGGCATTGCCGCGACAGTGGTACGCGTAGGCAAGTCCGGGGTTGAGTGCGAGGGCACGGTCGTAGTCGGCCAGCGCTTCACCATAGCTGCCCAGCGCATAGTGAGTGTTGCCGCGGCTGACAAGCGTCCAGGCACTGTCCGGCTGCAACTGGATCGCACGATCGTAGTCAGCCAGGCACCCCTGGTACTCGCCGCGGGCATACCGGGCAGTGGCTCTCGCTGTATAGGTCGTCGGGTCCTTCGGGTCAGCAGTGATCGAGGCG encodes the following:
- a CDS encoding chemotaxis response regulator protein-glutamate methylesterase, producing MIRVLVVDDSAIVRRVLSEQLNALDDVEVVGTAVDPYVARDRIMQLKPDVMTLDVEMPRLDGLSFLATLMRHHPIPVVIVSSLTPRNSDTALRALALGAVEVVPKPGSSYSVPDVGRELARAVRVAARAKLRPQAETEAGPELLPSTGLLTTHKVIAIGASTGGTTAIEDVLRRLPRTTPGIVIVQHMPEYFTGPFAKRLNQFCEMEIREGEDGDPVVPGVAIVARGARHMVLQRSGAKYVVRIKDGPPVHHQKPAVDPLFESVAQACGPNAVGALLTGMGADGARGLLSMREAGAQTIAQDEATCVVFGMPREAIKLGAAQEVVPLPNIAQRILTSLGSEAGKPAAKH
- a CDS encoding tetratricopeptide repeat protein, with protein sequence MLKTKALCSILVAAGLALCLGPGFAQTQQAPQTAQEYTNRAVAFYDAGDYEKAMGDLDRAAGLDPSLAAIYLARGNVYAAMNQLPQALADYNRAIELDPKSGAVARRGDLYYRQGKMDAALIDYTRALAIDPKSPRVLRNRGNAYYAKADYMRAIADYDASITADPKDPTTYTARATARYARGEYQGCLADYDRAIQLQPDSAWTLVSRGNTHYALGSYGEALADYDRALALNPGLAYAYHCRGNARMATQNLTGAIADFTEAISRDPSNYQAYHHRGLAYVESAQDFDRAIADYDKAIELYPSAPDLYADRGIARSEGKQDYAGAIKDFDKALLLNPSHAEALYGRGSAYSADGHNEQALADFNRALALKANDARYYNARGAAHQGLKQYPAALVDYDRALQLKPSFAEAYYNKALVCEELKRFPEAIEAYQGFVDNAPGSYAAVIQQARDRIAELKKQP